The genomic segment gtttttgaaagacAAAATCGGGGAGTGTGTGATCATATAGGCCTAgttgtttgtttcttcttcttcccgcATTAGAAGACCAGTGATCTGCAACTCTCCATATGCGTGACGCCCCGTCTTTGCCCTGTTGCCTGGTGTGAACAGTCTTGTAGTGTGACCTAGGCTTTAAGTGTGGTTCGCCGTGAAGTGGCAGCTGTGGCAGGACAGGAGAGCGTCTCCCGTTCACTTTCCCCCCACACAGATCTTCCCAGCTGTTCCACCGATTCAAGTCAACAACCTGCCAGTCACAAACCTGCTTGTCTAACCTTTAAACTAcgcccgtcccgtcccgtcccttCCTGGTCTGTAGCGCTGGCTGTTTTGAATGTTTGACTCACAGCGTCTTTAGCTCAACGTGGCACAGAGAGCAGAGCTGAGCGCCGTGCTGCAGCTACATGGAGGAAACTCTCTGCTGTGGCCTGTCATTTGATACAGGCCCGGCCAGCAGTTGGACCGCTTTCAAAAAAAGGGAGCACGAGTTCCACAGGAGTCAAccatgcaccacacacacacactcatgcacatataGACTTTAGTCTCTCTATTCAGGGTGACCTTCAGGGAGTGTGTGGtacagaatgaaatgaaatactcttgtctctctctctctctccctccctccccctctccttatCATTTCAGACTGcgtgatcattattattattatggctaTTATTAGAactaaaagataaaaagatCCTTGACATCACATTTTGAGAAATGGTGCTATATGTTTCTGTAGTTCTTCTAGAACTGGTGCATAATATTCACTAAGGTTATTAATCAAAATATATTCACACAGATTAGCTTTGTACGGCAAAGAGAGCATTattcatgtgaaaatgttgcagattattattttgtgtatttgccCAATTTCAAACCCAACTCACTTTAAGCCACATGACGACTTTAATCTTTGCCTTCTCGTCAGCGGATGCAGAACTCGAGCTCCGTGGCCTGTTGCTGATGTATTGTTCTTGTGGCTTTGTGTCCCCTCCAGCCTACCGTACGGATGACTGTCTGCCCTGGGTGCTGCCGGTGGTGAAGAAGGTGGAGCGGCTGATCGTGGAGGACGGCAGCCTGAACCACGAGTACCTGCCCATCCTCGGCCTGCCCGAGTTCCGCTCCGCCTCCTCCAAGGTTGCCCTGGGAGACGACAGCGCCGCCATCAAGGAGAACAGGGTAGGagggacacgcacacacacacacacacacacacacacacagagtaaccCGGCTATTAaagtcttattcaggttaacctgtttacatgaacctgtgtatgtatgtgtaataAATTCCTGGATAATGTAAAATCACATCACATTAGTACATTAACCCATGATTAATTTTTCATAAGGTGTGTTACATATtcttaactgatgatgtaatactACGGACTAATAATGTAAAGACgcaaaaatgtaatacatttgtcttattcttatgagttattacattatttgtctatgttgttattattattacatcatcagttatatgttacagaaaagaaaatatgttaCACTTCTTGTTAAGTGGTAATCACCGGTTAATGtcataatgtgatgttattccATTAACcaacaatttattacattaactcattttttttttaacattttcaacccatttattacatttcatttattacattttgacaagttattacgtCATCAGTTCCATGGTCCTGATTGGTTTGTCTTGAACaattttgaccttttttttttatccctacCCTCTTGGCTCAAAGCTCAAAACCTCCCTCTTATATTATTCATGTCTCacccttttccctcctcctttcctcgtctcctctcctctcccaggtgGGAGGAGTCCAGGCTCTGGGCGGGACGGGTGCGTTGAGGATCGGGGCGGAGTTCCTGCGGCGCTGGTACAACGGCGTCAACAACACGGCCACGCCCGTCTACGTCTCAGCGCCCACCTGGGGTCAGTAGACCGCTCTAGTACGGCAGGGTTTCCATGTGGTTAGAAAGATCGTCCCGTAACTGGAAACATGTTATGTTCCGTTAGACTGGAACaaacattaaagagtaactaaaccacaaacccaaatctgtctgaagcctgacatctaatggtaaaaaggaTGCTACTAAagtggccatctgctattggctgatctttggtgccaggtgatgtcaccaccatGTTATTCTCTATACAAGGTGACAACCAAGATGacacctggtaccaaagatcagccagtAGCAGATGGTattttcagtagcatgcttttcaCTCTTTAAAGCATAATTCTGTCCATTtcgacctggaccctattttcccagatttttccatcataccagttgattctgaccaaaatctcatgcACTATAGAGTTATGTCTCACCTGGGTACGCGGCTCTGCAATACACTCATTTAGGGCTAGTGGATGCTCCAAAAATCAAACCGTACATCTGTAATGAGACTAATGTGGAGTGTCAATAAAGATACAACACAAAGCCACAgtgagtatacagtatgtggtggCGTGTTCGACAGTGATTCTATTCCAGGCAAATTTGACTTTGTTGTTAGTATACCGCTGCCTTTATGGTGAAAAGGTAAAGGACAGTAGCAGTGGGGTTACAGTCAGTTTCGTAGTTGACTTGAGGTTTTAAACATCTGCTGCTTTTTCCCAGAGAACCACAATGCTGTGTTTGCCGACGCCGGCTTCAAAGACATCCGGCCCTACCACTACTGGGACGCTGCCAAGAGGGGCCTGGACCTCAGCGGGCTCCTGGACGAcctggaggtgaggagggaaggagggaagggtgCAGGGCTGCATGGATACTTGAGTATAATTTAGGATTCAACCAATATGGTTAATAAAGGtcgatacagatatttttgaaaCAAAGCTGCCAataactgatattttgtgctgatatgtttaaatttgaccacttgcatgccaaaacatttcaaggattcagtgtttctccttGAATTTAGCTACAATTGCTTGCTCACAACGCTGTATGTTAGGAACCGATAGAGcaaacaaatagaaacaaaagcaaagaaaaagagatggaaacgagagaaaaggagaaagtgaaagagacaaAGGGACAAATGTAGACATAGGAAGAGGGATCATGGTTTCAAAATGGTTATTTCATGTGGTCTTctactcctctctcccctcctcttcctctctctcagaaaGCTCCAGAACATTCCATCTTCGTCCTCCATGCCTGCGCCCACAACCCCACCGGCACCGACCCCAACCAGGAGGAGTGGAAGAAGATAGCGGAGATCATGAAGGTAAAAGGCTCTCGCTGCTGCAGTAGCCTTCAGATCATATCACAACGAGTGAGGGCTCTGCACATTGTCACTTTTTCTGGACATCTGGTTCTTCCACCAAACaatgcacatatccaaatcTGCACGTTCTGTACATATTATCTACACTGTGTAGATATGTGCACTTGTATAGTTGTCTCAATGCACTTCTGCATGCTTAGATGCTTCTGTACTGATTGTTTCATACTATTAAAGGGTAACCTATTAAAGGGTAATCTTTTTGTGTCtcagtgactaaaggggacaacgatttttgaaattggtccagtattgagcgagatgccactgacaggctcagattgttattatatgtgtctgacaacattatggaaaggaccctacagagaaatgaaaggtTTTTCTTTAcgtttcgcttgatccggtctgtgtgtaaccaagtctcactcaagtctcgcgagagttggaagttacacacagaccggcaaagtggcaaaaacaagcacttttagtggacgtacattgacggttcacatttgccccgtcagattacattgcagctcgtttcgcggctgccggctgatgcgatctcgctcaatcaaccaatttaaaaaattgtTATCCTCTTTAGTcgcttagacacaaaaagatgggaaaatagggtccaggttgaaaaataccgaagttaccctttaatacACAGTTTTGTGTGTTATCTGCagcttttatgtttgtcttgatgctcCTCTTTTGAAGATTCTTAGTTGCGATGAGACTACCAGGTTAAATttaggatggatggatgggtggatagatagattgatGACATGatatctgtctttttctgaGGGGATTTTCCTCACCTTGTGCTGTTTGTTCCTCCCTctccatatactgtatttgtctctttctctctttctcgctctagAGGAGGAACTTGTTTGTGTTCTTTGACTCGGCCTACCAGGGCTTCGCCTCTGGCAGTCTGGATAAAGACGCCTGGGCCATCCGCTACTTCGTCTCCGAGGGCTTTGAGCTCTTCGTAGCCCAGTCCTTCTCCAAGAACTTTGGCCTTTACAGTgagtgcacgcacgcacacacacacacacacacttaaatgtaATCCTGTGGTCCTGTGCCGCTCAGTGGGTAGCATGGCACCAGTGTCTGAAACGAACTTTTTGGCTGGTGAAGATTTTTGTGCCCAGTAGTGTTCTAATTTGTAACTGATTgagtagagcaaggcattaatgGTTCCATTCCCACCGGGGCCGTCCTTACTGAAGATGTAGTTCATTCTTAAAATAGAAGACCAAGACCTCCACCGAGCTGCATATGTTTTCATGTaatccctccaccctctctgtctctgtcgtACTCAGATGAGAGAGTGGGTAACCTGACAGTGGTTGCCCAGGACAATGAGAACCTGACCCGCATCCTGTCCCAGATGGAGAAGATCGTCAGAACGACCTGGTCCAACCCGCCGTCCCAGGGAGCGCGCATCGTCAGCAAGACCCTCAACTGCCCCGAGCTCTTCGCTGAATGGTACGGTCCAAACAGTCAGGGAGTCCCACTGTTGTTCACATTTCATCCAGTGAGCCCAGAATCTCATATTTTCAGACTGCATCATTATTCCCATCTGTTTATCAGTAGTTTAGTAAAGCAATTACAACATACAGCTAATTACAAATGGGTTACCTCCTGTGGTGTGTCATAGgcgcaatgaattatggtcattgtagttGACTAACACACTTTCGGTGTTTGACAACATTAAATTGTGGTTTTGTGAAAGTTACATGAAAGAAAATGCCAGGTTTGAATGTCAGTTTCATGCATCACAGCACCatgaatgactgtaaaccaaaaTTATTTGGGAGCTTTTAATTTACCTGTACGGGTCTCCTAAATAttatatgggaaacactgacacagGCATAATGCAACTTGTATAATCCTATACACATACAATAACCTATATCATACTTAATATGTTGAATGCAATGTCCAgtggaaattaattaaattcagAATGGAAGAATCTGTTACTGCTGCAGCATTCTATTGCAGATGCATTGGATTGCATGTGTTGCATTTATTCTACTTATGTGTGGATTATGTAAGGCATAAACCAAATGTTTTACCCATTTTTATCTAGCTCTCCATGATATTTTCATGATGAAATAATTTCATCCGTGAATAAAAGATAAGAAAACTTTTGCCGCAATGCTACAATCAATAACCAGGCCTGATCAGCTTCCTCTCAATATGTTTGGGTCACAGGATCTTTGCACAGAGCTCTGCACAGAGTTCACAGCAACATAAATGCATGATGGATTAAATGTGATCGCAGCAGATGCACACCGAGCTTTTCCCAACTTCCTTTAAAATATTTAAGCAACTCTTAACGCTTGAATGCCATCAAAGTCTGTAATGCAGGAACTTGATTTAGCTCAGCTGGAGAGGCAGTTTCAAAGTCTCATGTCAAGTTTTGTcgttcttcttttcttttctcccttctgttctcctcctctctcattttctgctcttttttgcgttttgctctctcctcttctgttgcCCTGTgcccctcttctcttctgttcttcaCTCTTCATTGcttctcattttccatctctttccttctcttggTTTCCTGCTCTTCTCATCTCCTGTCTCCtcacttccttctctcctccccttcttcctctctccctcctccatcccccttCCTGTCCATAGGAAGGATAATGTGAAGACCATGGCTGACCGGGTTCTGTTGATGAGGGACCAGCTGCAGGCCAAGCTGCAGGCTCTTGGCACCCCGGGGACCTGGGACCACATCACCCAGCAGATCGGCATGTTCAGCTTCACCGGCCTCAACCGTgagtggaacacacacacacacacacacacactctcacttgTATTTAGTTGTTTACATGGAAACATTAAGGACAACAGAGTGGTGTAGAGAGTAGAGACACTGCCCTAGGTTCAAACCCCCATGTCGGTAACCagccgccctgctgaagtgtccttgagcaagacactgagtccctactagctgttctgtagctgagcctcaCCTCCCTCCAGGGATGATGACAATGAGTAGCATAAGTTAATGGCGTCAGTATCAAAATTTGCACAATTGATTCTGAAtagggaaaaaatgaaattgtgaTTTATATATCCAGCTCTATAGCCTGGTGAGCTAGCCTTCCATCCAGCTGGAAGGTGACAGTCTAGAAACCTGACATGGAGCTCATCAATGTGCTGTAATCAGAATGTGCTCAACTTTTGTTGCGTTTTATTGGTTGCCAAACATGTCACCTGGAACCTGATGTCCAAACACACGGTGAACGTAATTATTGATGCTCATGGTTTTGACCGAGCAGTGGACGCAGCCATAAGCGAGCTCTGCACCAGCCTCCTCAATATTGACACTGTTGCTGTAGGCAACATCAAAGAAAGGTGTTTGGCAGAGCTGTGACCAAGTCGActtcccaagtcagtctcaagtcttgaggcacaagtctcaagtcaagtcccaagtctaaatgtagattaccaagttaagtcattaatgtcaagtctcaagtctaaaatgtagaacagcaagtcaagtcagaacaaatccagtatcaatttaatatcttaaagaaaactaaatatctaggacttttcaatgcaatatggttttaataggataaaaacttggtaagagcatcatgagtttgatttctataatcagtttcaacttcaataaattcaatcattccatacaaattcagaaaacagaatttaaattcagtcgtctgctggaacaaatctcatcactttcaatctaagtcatttacacaaacacaagatctcaagtcaagactttagaaaccttttcaagtcatcaaagtacaagtcagagtcaagtcccaagtcaccagaacccaagtcaagtctcctcttcatgcatcaggtcaagtctcaagcaattaaaactgtgactcgagtccaagtcatgtgactcgagtctccacctctgggGTTCGGTCAAAGAGTCTGGTTAGGCCCAGGCATCCAGCCGTACATACTGGCCTTCAGAACAAATACAGTCTTTAATTAGCCCTTTTTAAAACATGCAGCATCGGTGCTTCTTCTACATTCTGAAtgacctctgtctctgtgttgtgattCGTTCCACAGCCAAGCAGGTGGAGTACATGATCAAAGAGAAGCACGTGTACCTGATGGCCAGCGGTCGCATCAACATGTGCGGCCTGACCACCAAGAACATCGACTACATCGCCCAGTCCATCCACGACGCCGTCACCAAGGTCCAGTAGAGGCCACGCCCCTCTCCGcccacttcctgcttcctgtctgcAACAGGAAGTCTCGTCATGTGATGTGTGTGCCCtgtgccccccaccccccgctcttgtttgtgtgttgataATGCACTGCATCCTctcctctgattggttaaactGCAGTAGCAATTAAACCAATGGGAGGACAGTTGAGATGCCTTTCTGTTGTAAGAAGATTTATTCCTTTTTTGGGAGGTGCAATGATTTTAGAAagacacttacacacacacacacacagccagttctcTCTGTAAGCAGTGCTCTGTATACCCAAAGTACATCATATATAGAAGATGAATTCTGTCAAAACATTTAACTCTTATATCCAGGTTCTCCTTCCTCCTAGATCACTGTCCCATCTGTCAGTAATATGAAAGCTTCTTGTCAAATCATTTCTGGTCACAAAATTTCTCTTTgccttttttgctttttccaaCTTGGACATCAGGATGTCGGCCTGCAACAGTtttaaagtgtttgtttttcctgctaATTTATAGCACTTGAAGGGTTTACATTTAGTTCATGTTGTATTGAACAAATGTCACTGCAGCTGAGTTAGTGTAAATAGATGGAATCACTGTTGAGGTCACACTTTTTACCACAACTACTGCTTCTCTTTAGCTCCATGATggagaggaattgtttggaaaaaagtTCATCAAGTTTTCCTGTTTTCAGCCATCAGAAGGTACAAGGAACAGTCTGGTAACTAATTGGTTGAGATACAGTAGAGTGTATTGTGTTAGAATATACTTATTAGGTCGTACTGTATAACATTCACAGAATAATTACTCTTACTGTATATGAAGTAACAGATCCTTCATGTAACCTGTTGGCTACATCTACTGTTTTAAAGCCTTTTAGATCAGTTGTTGGGAACAACGACAACTAAGAAGCACAATCACCTCATCCCAGGACGTTCTTGTAGTGTTGACGTGTCTAGAGAAGGGCATTATGGGTACGACGGTCATCGTCTCGGTCATGTGACTGGGTTGAAAGGTCACTTAAATGGTCACGCATGATGTGCCTGGAAGTcaaatgtctttgtgtgtcttaTGTTTTGCCTTGTCAGACCTGTGCAGCTACATAAAGAAAGCAGATCTTGATGTTATTATTTTAACCACTGGACACTGTTTTAAGGTCTTGAAGCTATTCTGTGTGCCAACAATGAACAAAATCACAACTCTGCAAATTGATATTGTTTTCCCACCCTGCTGTGCCCTTATCATGTCACTGGAAGCCTGTGTAAAGTCTGTTGTTGTAATGAAACTTCTCTGGTCGCACCTCAGAGCCGGACGGTTGTTTAGCCACATAGCCACGCTCCATTAGGCAGCATTGTTTCTGTGGCCTGGAGCAGTATGTGTGTTCATACTGAAATAAATTATAAACTAAGGGAACCAaacctctgctttctctctgtttgtctcacACCGCTTCCTCAATATAGCATCTACCACAGCTGCAGTAAATGCCAATGGGT from the Centroberyx gerrardi isolate f3 chromosome 3, fCenGer3.hap1.cur.20231027, whole genome shotgun sequence genome contains:
- the LOC139910102 gene encoding aspartate aminotransferase, cytoplasmic-like, translated to MSVFSEVPQAPPVAVFKLTADFREDSHPQKVNLGVGAYRTDDCLPWVLPVVKKVERLIVEDGSLNHEYLPILGLPEFRSASSKVALGDDSAAIKENRVGGVQALGGTGALRIGAEFLRRWYNGVNNTATPVYVSAPTWENHNAVFADAGFKDIRPYHYWDAAKRGLDLSGLLDDLEKAPEHSIFVLHACAHNPTGTDPNQEEWKKIAEIMKRRNLFVFFDSAYQGFASGSLDKDAWAIRYFVSEGFELFVAQSFSKNFGLYNERVGNLTVVAQDNENLTRILSQMEKIVRTTWSNPPSQGARIVSKTLNCPELFAEWKDNVKTMADRVLLMRDQLQAKLQALGTPGTWDHITQQIGMFSFTGLNPKQVEYMIKEKHVYLMASGRINMCGLTTKNIDYIAQSIHDAVTKVQ